Proteins found in one Rhodovulum sp. MB263 genomic segment:
- a CDS encoding glutathione S-transferase family protein translates to MNRLYHMPLSPFCRKVRLVLAEKRIEVELVEERYWERDADFMRRNPAGKVPVLRMDGRTMAESQAICEYLDEAFPEPCLLPGSPAERCEARRLVFWFDDKFHHEVTSKLLYERVNKKVTKSGYPDSRNVKAGATAIKYHLDYMGWLLDQRRWLAGDVMTLADFAAAAHLSCLDYISDVDWNRNAAVKDWYAKIKSRPAFRNILADQVPGFPPPRHYANLDF, encoded by the coding sequence ATGAACCGCCTCTACCACATGCCGCTGTCACCGTTCTGCCGCAAGGTTCGCCTGGTGCTTGCCGAGAAGCGCATCGAGGTCGAGCTGGTCGAGGAACGTTACTGGGAACGCGACGCCGATTTCATGCGCCGCAATCCGGCCGGAAAGGTGCCGGTGCTGCGGATGGACGGGCGCACCATGGCCGAAAGCCAGGCGATCTGCGAATATCTCGACGAGGCCTTCCCCGAGCCCTGCCTGTTGCCCGGCAGCCCGGCCGAACGCTGCGAGGCGCGGCGGCTGGTATTCTGGTTCGACGACAAGTTCCACCACGAGGTGACCTCGAAGCTGCTCTATGAGCGGGTGAACAAGAAGGTCACCAAGTCGGGCTATCCCGACAGCCGCAACGTCAAGGCGGGCGCGACGGCGATCAAGTACCATCTCGACTACATGGGCTGGCTGCTGGATCAGCGGCGCTGGCTTGCGGGCGATGTGATGACGCTGGCCGATTTCGCGGCGGCGGCGCATCTGTCCTGCCTCGACTACATCTCGGATGTCGACTGGAACCGCAATGCGGCGGTCAAGGACTGGTATGCCAAGATCAAGTCGCGGCCGGCCTTCCGCAATATCCTGGCCGATCAGGTGCCGGGCTTCCCGCCGCCCAGGCATTACGCGAATCTCGACTTTTGA
- the queG gene encoding tRNA epoxyqueuosine(34) reductase QueG: MSAALKDRLAARAREEGLAAMGVCRPDAIPEAAGRLAAFVAKGRHGQMGWMAERMSWRGDPATLWPEARSVVMFAEPYTQDHDPLAALDRPDRAAISVYAQNRDYHDVLKKRLKRIGRWFLDQAPGHQIKVFVDTAPVMEKPLAQAAGLGWQGKHTNLLGRSLGNWFFLGALFTTVELPADPPETGHCGTCTACLDACPTGAFPAPYQLDARRCISYLTIEHKGPVDPALRPLLGNRIYGCDDCLGSCPWNKFAVAATEVKYAARPDLIEPPLVELAGLDDAAFRARFSGSPIKRIGRGRFVRNVCYAIGNSGDPGLAAVLRPLCADDDPDVAEAAGWALARLGGAAPA, from the coding sequence TTGAGCGCGGCGCTCAAAGACCGCCTCGCCGCCCGGGCCCGCGAAGAGGGGCTGGCGGCGATGGGGGTCTGCCGCCCTGACGCGATCCCCGAGGCGGCCGGACGGCTGGCCGCGTTCGTGGCAAAGGGACGTCACGGCCAGATGGGCTGGATGGCCGAGCGCATGTCCTGGCGCGGCGATCCCGCGACGCTCTGGCCCGAGGCACGCTCGGTCGTGATGTTCGCCGAGCCCTATACCCAGGACCATGACCCGCTGGCCGCGCTGGACCGGCCCGACCGTGCCGCGATCTCGGTCTATGCCCAGAACCGCGACTATCACGACGTGCTGAAGAAGCGGCTCAAGCGGATCGGGCGCTGGTTCCTGGACCAGGCGCCGGGCCACCAGATCAAGGTCTTCGTCGATACCGCCCCGGTGATGGAAAAGCCGCTGGCCCAGGCCGCGGGGCTGGGCTGGCAGGGCAAGCATACCAACCTGCTGGGCCGCAGCCTTGGCAACTGGTTCTTTCTGGGCGCGCTCTTCACCACCGTCGAGCTGCCCGCCGATCCGCCCGAGACCGGGCATTGCGGCACGTGTACCGCCTGTCTCGATGCCTGCCCGACCGGCGCCTTTCCCGCGCCCTACCAGCTCGATGCGCGGCGCTGCATTTCCTACCTGACGATCGAGCACAAGGGCCCGGTCGATCCCGCGCTCAGGCCGCTTCTGGGCAACCGGATCTATGGCTGCGACGACTGCCTCGGCAGCTGTCCCTGGAACAAGTTCGCCGTCGCCGCGACCGAGGTGAAATATGCCGCCCGCCCCGATCTGATCGAGCCGCCCCTGGTCGAGCTGGCCGGTCTGGACGACGCGGCCTTCCGCGCGCGGTTCTCGGGCTCGCCGATCAAGCGGATCGGGCGCGGCCGCTTCGTGCGCAACGTCTGCTACGCGATCGGCAATTCGGGCGATCCGGGGCTTGCCGCCGTGCTCCGGCCGCTTTGCGCGGATGACGACCCGGACGTGGCCGAGGCCGCGGGCTGGGCGCTGGCG
- the mtgA gene encoding monofunctional biosynthetic peptidoglycan transglycosylase — MAKPTKTTGSKTTAKTAGTRSAGAKNSGKKTARRDSKAAASPLPLRQRLRRLARRGALAALGLVALVLIAPGLINPPTTPTMMSERMRLGDIDQKWVRLRDVAPAMPRAAVAAEDANFCRHWGFDMGAIRGALEAGGRYGASTISQQTVKNVYLWQGRSWPRKALEALLTPMIELTWSKRRILEVYLNVAEFGEGVFGIDAAAWHYYGIPPSKLSRSQAARLAVLLPNPKDRDPNHLSPTLLRRADQIEEGAATILADGRSDCFDH, encoded by the coding sequence ATGGCGAAACCGACGAAAACGACCGGCTCGAAAACGACGGCGAAAACTGCCGGGACCAGGTCTGCCGGGGCGAAAAACTCCGGAAAGAAGACCGCACGGCGCGACAGCAAGGCCGCGGCCTCCCCCCTGCCGCTGCGCCAAAGGCTGCGCCGGCTCGCCCGGCGCGGGGCGCTCGCGGCGCTTGGGCTGGTGGCCCTGGTGCTGATCGCGCCAGGTCTCATCAACCCGCCGACCACGCCCACCATGATGTCCGAGCGGATGCGGCTTGGCGATATCGACCAGAAATGGGTGCGGCTCAGGGATGTCGCTCCTGCGATGCCGCGCGCGGCCGTCGCTGCCGAGGATGCGAATTTCTGTCGGCACTGGGGCTTCGACATGGGTGCGATCCGCGGCGCGCTCGAGGCGGGCGGGCGCTATGGCGCCTCGACCATCAGCCAGCAGACCGTCAAGAATGTCTATCTCTGGCAGGGGCGCAGCTGGCCGCGCAAGGCTCTCGAGGCGCTGCTGACGCCGATGATCGAGCTGACCTGGTCCAAGCGGCGCATTCTCGAGGTCTATCTCAACGTGGCCGAATTCGGCGAGGGCGTGTTCGGCATCGACGCCGCCGCCTGGCATTATTACGGCATCCCGCCCTCGAAGCTGTCGCGCTCGCAGGCCGCGCGGCTGGCGGTGCTTCTGCCGAACCCGAAGGACCGCGATCCGAACCACCTGTCGCCGACCTTGTTGCGCCGGGCCGATCAGATCGAGGAGGGCGCTGCCACGATTCTTGCCGACGGTCGGTCGGATTGTTTCGACCATTGA